A genome region from Euzebya rosea includes the following:
- a CDS encoding LysR family transcriptional regulator has translation MLHPTRLVTLAAVDDHGGVVGAAAALHLTPSAVSQQLRQLEREAGVGLLDRSGRQIRLTEAGARLAARGRTIGREVVLATDDLADWSDSDARPVEIATFQTVICQMLAPLMGSGVLRDAGLDLRIVELEGPPALAALHAGRVDVVMTEELLGTAPPRGDRSAPVTRLLIDDRYRVIVPAAWDVDDATPDRLRADLVARPWIGQVPGSAGGAMLADLERRWSFSARLVHICDEYVSAVTLVEAGLGATLAPHLAVPAHVSGAESRTVRFLDGAPDLGMRRVRALCRPSRRPVAAVDRLLQVLADRARVMGLRPQLLAHDESTAPPTDN, from the coding sequence GTGCTGCACCCCACTCGCCTCGTGACCCTCGCCGCCGTCGACGATCACGGTGGGGTGGTGGGTGCGGCCGCAGCGCTGCACCTGACCCCGTCTGCGGTGTCCCAGCAGCTGCGCCAGCTCGAGCGCGAGGCCGGTGTGGGGCTGCTGGACCGGTCCGGTCGGCAGATCCGCCTGACCGAGGCGGGTGCGCGCCTGGCCGCACGCGGCCGGACGATCGGCCGAGAGGTCGTCCTTGCCACGGACGACCTGGCGGACTGGTCGGACTCCGACGCCAGGCCCGTGGAGATCGCCACGTTCCAGACCGTGATCTGTCAGATGCTGGCGCCGCTCATGGGGTCGGGCGTGCTGCGGGACGCGGGACTGGACCTGCGGATCGTCGAGCTCGAGGGCCCTCCCGCCCTCGCTGCCCTGCACGCCGGTCGGGTGGATGTCGTCATGACCGAGGAGCTGCTGGGGACGGCGCCGCCCCGCGGTGACCGGTCGGCCCCGGTCACCCGGCTGCTGATCGACGACCGCTACCGGGTCATCGTCCCCGCCGCGTGGGACGTCGACGACGCCACACCGGATCGGCTGCGTGCCGACCTCGTCGCGCGCCCCTGGATCGGGCAGGTCCCCGGCAGCGCCGGAGGGGCCATGCTGGCCGACCTCGAGCGGCGCTGGAGCTTCTCCGCACGGTTGGTCCACATCTGTGACGAGTACGTCAGCGCCGTCACCCTCGTCGAGGCCGGGTTGGGTGCCACGCTCGCACCCCACCTCGCGGTGCCGGCGCACGTGTCGGGGGCGGAGTCCCGCACGGTCAGGTTCCTCGACGGTGCCCCGGACCTGGGCATGCGCCGTGTGCGCGCCCTGTGCCGTCCGTCGCGTCGGCCGGTAGCCGCGGTCGACCGGCTGCTGCAGGTCCTCGCCGACCGCGCGCGGGTGATGGGGCTGCGACCGCAGCTGCTGGCGCACGACGAGTCGACCGCGCCTCCGACGGACAACTAG
- a CDS encoding ABC transporter, whose protein sequence is MRDDTLAGGLRQLRDELAAVTLSLPLAATEDGIATRDEAVAQIEDYLLPRLAHLDAPLLAVLGGSTGSGKSTLTNSLVGEEVSAAGVLRPTTRAPVLVHHPDDTAWFSGDGVLPDLPRTTGERGTGHALHLVASRAMSPGLGLLDSPDIDSIEVANHELAAQLLGAADLWLFVTTAARYADAVPWQYLARASERTAAVALIVNRIPPTPDGSAVRDIGADVRRMLDANGLSEARLFTIVETPLVDGRLDGAEGEVRAWIEALVDDADARAETIRRTVMGAVDSLQPRVGRVMQAMREHRQAADALVSASTSQQASTVTAVRDQLASGVLLRGEVLDRFREQVGTAEWMDRLQRGVGRLRDRIGQMVTGRSPEVEAAKGQLRSNLVGLIDDAVASGLERTVESWQVLPGGPEVLAQAHDPVALSAPDLRAVETTVAAWQDHVVAMVRERAGSKIAVARGMSLGVNGVGVALMMAIFASTGGLTGGEVAVAGGTAAFGQAVLSAVFGEQAIRDLAAAARADLLDRVERLAEDRHEQLRALLDGLPDADAIRAMEDAVDGVSR, encoded by the coding sequence ATGCGGGACGACACGCTTGCCGGTGGGCTGCGGCAGCTGCGCGACGAGCTGGCGGCGGTGACGCTGTCGTTGCCGCTCGCGGCGACCGAGGACGGGATCGCCACCCGCGACGAGGCCGTCGCGCAGATCGAGGACTACCTGCTGCCACGGCTGGCGCACCTCGACGCCCCGCTGCTCGCGGTGCTCGGCGGGTCGACCGGATCCGGCAAGTCGACGTTGACCAACTCCCTGGTGGGCGAGGAGGTGTCGGCCGCCGGGGTGCTCCGGCCCACCACCCGGGCGCCCGTGCTGGTCCACCATCCCGACGACACGGCGTGGTTCTCCGGCGACGGGGTGCTGCCCGACCTGCCGCGCACCACGGGCGAACGCGGCACCGGCCACGCCCTGCACCTGGTCGCCAGCCGGGCGATGTCCCCGGGGCTCGGGCTGCTCGACTCCCCCGACATCGACTCCATCGAGGTCGCCAACCACGAGCTGGCCGCCCAGCTGCTCGGCGCCGCGGACCTGTGGCTGTTCGTCACCACCGCGGCGCGCTACGCCGACGCCGTGCCGTGGCAGTACCTCGCCCGGGCCAGCGAGCGGACGGCCGCCGTGGCGCTGATCGTCAACCGCATCCCGCCGACACCCGACGGCAGCGCCGTCCGCGACATCGGGGCCGACGTTCGCCGCATGCTCGACGCCAACGGCCTGTCGGAGGCCCGCCTGTTCACCATCGTCGAGACACCCTTGGTCGACGGTCGGCTCGACGGGGCCGAAGGGGAGGTCAGGGCCTGGATCGAGGCCCTGGTCGACGACGCCGACGCCCGGGCGGAGACCATCCGCCGGACGGTCATGGGTGCGGTGGACTCCCTCCAGCCCCGCGTCGGACGCGTCATGCAGGCGATGCGCGAGCACCGTCAGGCGGCCGACGCCCTCGTGTCGGCCTCGACGTCGCAACAGGCCAGCACGGTGACTGCGGTCAGGGACCAGCTGGCCAGCGGCGTCCTGCTCCGCGGCGAGGTGCTCGACCGGTTCCGAGAACAGGTCGGGACCGCAGAGTGGATGGACCGGCTGCAGCGCGGTGTCGGTAGGCTGCGCGACAGGATCGGCCAGATGGTGACCGGGCGGTCGCCGGAGGTCGAGGCCGCCAAGGGACAGCTGCGGTCCAACCTCGTGGGCCTGATCGACGACGCCGTCGCGTCCGGCCTCGAGCGCACGGTGGAGAGCTGGCAGGTGCTTCCCGGCGGACCGGAGGTGCTGGCGCAGGCCCACGACCCGGTCGCCCTGTCCGCCCCGGACCTGCGGGCCGTGGAGACCACGGTGGCGGCGTGGCAGGACCACGTCGTCGCGATGGTCCGGGAACGTGCGGGGTCCAAGATCGCCGTCGCCCGCGGCATGTCGCTGGGGGTCAACGGGGTTGGCGTCGCGCTCATGATGGCGATCTTCGCCTCCACCGGCGGGCTGACGGGCGGCGAGGTCGCGGTGGCCGGTGGGACGGCGGCGTTCGGCCAGGCGGTGCTGTCGGCGGTCTTCGGCGAGCAGGCGATCCGCGACCTGGCCGCCGCTGCACGCGCGGACCTGCTCGACCGGGTGGAACGGCTTGCCGAGGATCGTCACGAGCAGCTCCGGGCCCTGCTGGACGGCCTGCCGGATGCCGATGCGATCCGCGCGATGGAGGATGCGGTGGACGGGGTGTCGCGATGA
- a CDS encoding transglycosylase domain-containing protein gives MTRRWSMSWLGVLLACALLASACEQLVSIEVREVDLPEVDSFAQSFVYAADGTQIATFRFSHREPVERDDLPEHLVTALVDAEDRRFWDHEGVDPRAVVRAFVANRQAGEVVQGGSTLTQQLIKNRYFPDPQNTVERKLLEARLAWELEQDATKDEILTEYLNTVYFGAGAYGIEAAAQVYFDTTTRELTLAQAALLVAVIRSPEAANPFSAPDRARAERSRVLEAMARNGDLSPTDRDTLDAAPLGLTVPPEPPPVQYPFFVEYVKRQLVGDEHFGVDESRRWRRLFGGGLRIHTTIDPRVQAAADAASTAFWSGADDPEVAISVVDPATGHIVALVGGRDFATSQFDLATQGRRQPGSTFKVFALTAALSRGWRLDSVIESGPGSFEVGDPEPWTVRSGTTGEITLREALVRSSNGAFARLALELGPGAIENMAHSMGVRGRIGSNPSIVLGGLSEGVSPLDMASAFGTLANGGVHAAPTAVTHITDADGNVVWEPRGLPVTVVDPETAWLVTDTMQQVITDGTGQAASLGDRPAAGKTGTVQENRDAWFVGFTREYSTAVWIGYPDEARPLVDVHGVAEVQGGTWPARIWQRFMATALVDRPIQPLRYPEDLAVTVEIDPETGGIATPFCPVTETLTALPAELPTYSCPLHQHPPVPTPDPSASPSATSSPSADGPLTAPPDPGVAPPPPTAPAATPTAAPPSPSPSPSPTPTPTPADDGPRAPSDSTFG, from the coding sequence GTGACCCGCCGGTGGAGCATGTCGTGGCTGGGGGTGCTGCTCGCCTGCGCCCTGCTCGCCTCGGCCTGCGAGCAGCTGGTGTCCATCGAGGTCCGCGAGGTCGACCTGCCGGAGGTCGACTCCTTCGCCCAGTCCTTCGTCTACGCCGCAGACGGGACCCAGATCGCGACCTTCCGCTTCAGCCACCGCGAGCCGGTCGAGCGCGATGACCTTCCCGAGCACCTCGTCACCGCCCTGGTCGACGCGGAGGACCGGCGTTTCTGGGACCACGAGGGCGTCGACCCACGAGCGGTCGTCCGGGCCTTCGTGGCCAACCGGCAGGCCGGCGAGGTCGTCCAGGGCGGCTCGACGCTGACCCAGCAGCTGATCAAGAACCGGTACTTCCCCGATCCGCAGAACACCGTCGAGCGCAAGCTCCTCGAGGCGCGCCTGGCCTGGGAGCTCGAGCAGGACGCGACCAAGGACGAGATCCTCACCGAGTACCTCAACACGGTGTACTTCGGCGCCGGTGCCTACGGCATCGAGGCCGCCGCCCAGGTGTACTTCGACACGACCACACGCGAGCTGACGCTCGCACAGGCCGCGCTCCTCGTGGCGGTCATCCGCTCGCCCGAGGCCGCCAACCCCTTCTCTGCCCCCGACCGTGCCCGGGCGGAGCGGTCCCGCGTCCTCGAGGCGATGGCGCGCAACGGCGACCTGTCCCCCACCGACCGCGACACGCTGGACGCGGCGCCGCTCGGGCTGACCGTCCCACCGGAACCCCCGCCGGTGCAGTACCCGTTCTTCGTGGAGTACGTGAAGCGCCAGCTGGTCGGCGACGAACACTTCGGGGTCGACGAGTCGCGTCGCTGGCGTCGCCTGTTCGGCGGCGGGCTGCGCATCCACACCACCATCGACCCCCGGGTGCAGGCCGCCGCCGACGCCGCATCGACGGCCTTCTGGTCGGGCGCCGATGACCCCGAGGTGGCCATCAGCGTCGTCGATCCTGCCACCGGCCACATCGTCGCGCTCGTCGGCGGCCGCGACTTCGCCACCAGCCAGTTCGACCTTGCCACGCAGGGCCGGCGCCAGCCCGGCAGCACCTTCAAGGTCTTCGCCCTCACCGCGGCCCTGTCACGCGGCTGGCGCCTGGACTCCGTGATCGAGTCGGGGCCCGGCAGCTTCGAGGTCGGCGACCCCGAACCGTGGACCGTCCGGTCGGGCACGACGGGCGAGATCACGCTGCGGGAGGCGCTCGTCCGGTCCTCCAACGGGGCGTTCGCACGGCTGGCGCTGGAGCTGGGCCCGGGCGCCATCGAGAACATGGCCCACTCCATGGGCGTGCGCGGTCGCATCGGCAGCAACCCCTCCATCGTGCTGGGTGGCCTGTCGGAGGGCGTCAGCCCCCTCGACATGGCCAGCGCGTTCGGGACGCTGGCCAACGGTGGGGTGCATGCGGCCCCGACCGCCGTGACCCACATCACCGACGCCGACGGCAACGTCGTGTGGGAACCCCGGGGGCTGCCCGTGACCGTCGTGGACCCCGAGACCGCGTGGCTGGTCACCGACACCATGCAGCAGGTCATCACCGACGGCACCGGGCAGGCAGCGTCGCTGGGCGACCGACCGGCCGCCGGCAAGACCGGCACGGTGCAGGAGAACCGGGACGCCTGGTTCGTCGGCTTCACCCGGGAGTACAGCACCGCGGTGTGGATCGGCTACCCCGACGAGGCGAGGCCGCTGGTCGACGTGCACGGCGTCGCCGAGGTCCAGGGCGGGACGTGGCCCGCCCGGATCTGGCAGCGGTTCATGGCCACCGCCCTCGTGGACCGGCCGATCCAGCCGTTGCGCTACCCCGAGGACCTGGCGGTCACCGTGGAGATCGACCCCGAGACCGGCGGCATCGCCACGCCCTTCTGCCCGGTCACCGAGACGCTGACGGCCCTGCCGGCGGAGCTGCCCACCTACTCCTGCCCGCTGCACCAGCACCCGCCCGTGCCCACGCCCGACCCCTCGGCCAGCCCGTCGGCCACGTCGTCGCCGTCCGCTGACGGGCCGCTGACCGCACCGCCCGATCCCGGCGTGGCCCCTCCGCCCCCGACGGCCCCCGCTGCCACCCCGACCGCCGCACCCCCGTCACCGTCGCCGTCGCCGAGCCCCACTCCAACGCCCACCCCGGCGGACGACGGCCCACGGGCCCCCTCCGACAGCACGTTCGGCTGA
- a CDS encoding DMT family transporter yields the protein MLLSPPSRTAVRSPLVGAVVGSLGIAMSGIWVVLADVQPAPAAFFRCAYALPLLAFVAWRRRPAEPVAMRARLMGGLAGLFFTADLIMWHTAMDLVGAGLATVLAAGQVVIVPLASWALLGERPHGRVLAAIPVLASGVVIISGVLGTGTYGTDPVRGSLLGVGTGVAYAGFLLALRQANVGGVRPAGALRDATALGAIGTAVVAVAQGQAGSLVPSWPSAGWLLALAVGSQVIAWLLITSSLPRLPAAVTSVVLTLQPVGSMLLGAGLLGERPTPVQLAGVALVVLALLHATGATARRRVARPEPSVAVT from the coding sequence ATGTTGCTGTCACCCCCATCCCGCACCGCTGTCCGTTCGCCGCTCGTCGGCGCCGTCGTCGGATCCCTCGGCATCGCGATGAGCGGGATCTGGGTGGTGCTCGCCGACGTGCAGCCCGCGCCGGCCGCGTTCTTCCGCTGCGCCTACGCCCTCCCCCTGCTGGCGTTCGTGGCCTGGCGCCGACGGCCCGCCGAGCCGGTCGCGATGCGAGCCCGGCTCATGGGTGGGCTGGCAGGGCTGTTCTTCACCGCTGACCTGATCATGTGGCACACCGCCATGGACCTGGTCGGTGCCGGCCTGGCGACCGTGCTCGCCGCCGGTCAGGTCGTCATCGTGCCGCTGGCCTCCTGGGCACTGCTCGGCGAGAGGCCGCACGGCCGGGTGCTCGCGGCCATCCCGGTCCTGGCGTCGGGGGTGGTCATCATCTCCGGCGTCCTGGGGACCGGCACCTACGGAACCGATCCCGTGCGCGGATCGCTGCTGGGTGTGGGGACCGGTGTGGCCTACGCGGGGTTCCTCCTCGCGCTGCGCCAGGCGAACGTCGGGGGTGTCCGCCCGGCGGGTGCGCTGCGGGATGCCACTGCGCTCGGGGCGATCGGGACCGCGGTGGTCGCCGTCGCACAGGGGCAGGCTGGATCGCTGGTGCCGTCGTGGCCGTCGGCGGGCTGGCTGCTGGCCCTTGCCGTCGGTTCCCAGGTGATCGCGTGGCTGCTGATCACCTCGTCGCTGCCGAGGCTGCCGGCGGCGGTCACGTCCGTCGTGCTGACCCTCCAGCCCGTCGGCTCGATGCTGCTGGGCGCGGGCCTGCTCGGGGAGCGGCCCACCCCTGTGCAGCTGGCCGGGGTGGCGCTGGTCGTGCTGGCCCTGCTGCACGCCACCGGGGCGACCGCCCGCCGACGGGTCGCGCGGCCCGAACCCTCGGTCGCCGTGACGTGA
- a CDS encoding 6-phosphofructokinase, translated as MVKSIGVLTAGGDAPGLNAAIRAIGKSAIRKHGLSVVGYLDGFRGLMDRRHVRLDSDALSGILIKGGTILGTSRDKPHKMRVGDQTLDMTAAMVETAANMGVEAIVCLGGGGTQKNAKRLADAGMNVVTLPKTIDNDVWGTERTFGFDTALSIATEAIDRLHSTAHSHHRTMVVEVMGHNTGWLALGAGLAGGADVILIPEIPYSLEKVADTLMARKSSGSRFSIVAISEGAVSTEEKAELDRLLAAKADATNGDEKAAAKQAIAAYEHQLTQSTATLAEKLEGLTGIASRTTILGHVQRGGSPSAVDRLLATYMGADAVQAIVEGDFGKMIATSGRHIVRLPLEEVAGRRRTVPLDHKWIEAARTLGVGFGD; from the coding sequence ATGGTGAAGAGCATCGGCGTGCTGACCGCAGGCGGTGATGCCCCTGGGCTCAACGCCGCCATCCGGGCCATCGGCAAGTCCGCGATCCGCAAGCACGGCCTGTCGGTCGTCGGTTACCTCGACGGGTTCCGCGGCCTGATGGACCGGCGCCACGTCCGGCTGGACTCCGACGCGCTGTCGGGGATCCTCATCAAGGGTGGGACCATCCTCGGCACGTCCCGCGACAAACCCCACAAGATGCGCGTGGGCGACCAGACGCTGGACATGACCGCGGCCATGGTCGAGACCGCCGCCAACATGGGGGTGGAGGCCATCGTGTGCCTCGGCGGGGGCGGGACCCAGAAGAACGCCAAGCGGCTGGCCGACGCCGGCATGAACGTCGTCACGCTGCCCAAGACCATCGACAACGACGTGTGGGGCACCGAACGGACCTTCGGCTTCGACACGGCCCTGTCGATCGCCACGGAGGCCATCGACCGACTCCACTCCACGGCCCACAGCCACCATCGCACGATGGTCGTGGAGGTCATGGGGCACAACACCGGCTGGTTGGCGCTGGGCGCGGGGCTTGCCGGTGGTGCCGACGTCATCCTCATCCCCGAGATCCCCTACAGCCTCGAGAAGGTGGCGGACACCCTCATGGCCCGCAAGTCGTCGGGCAGCCGGTTCTCCATCGTGGCGATCAGCGAGGGTGCGGTCTCCACGGAGGAGAAGGCCGAGCTCGACCGGCTGCTGGCCGCCAAGGCCGACGCGACGAACGGCGACGAGAAGGCCGCGGCGAAGCAGGCCATCGCGGCCTACGAACACCAGCTGACCCAGTCGACGGCCACGCTGGCCGAGAAGCTGGAGGGCTTGACCGGCATCGCGTCGCGGACCACGATCCTCGGGCACGTCCAGCGTGGTGGCAGCCCGTCAGCCGTCGATCGCCTCCTGGCCACCTACATGGGTGCCGACGCCGTCCAGGCGATCGTCGAGGGTGACTTCGGCAAGATGATCGCCACCTCCGGCCGCCACATCGTCCGCCTCCCGCTGGAGGAGGTCGCCGGCCGACGCCGGACCGTGCCGCTGGACCACAAGTGGATCGAGGCGGCCCGCACCCTCGGCGTGGGCTTCGGGGACTGA
- a CDS encoding SpoIIE family protein phosphatase, with protein sequence MKPDEQSTLGLGDLAFLDAVTDVVIAVDPAGDVVYANAALKGMLGWSPADLVGQPLAVLVPDHLRERHFAAFAEHMAKGTARITGGPPVVLPARHHDGHEVEVELTLTDHRMPDDTLVSVGVLRDLSTDRQLEWTATIAQYHAVTAEVATEIALVNDVHTLSDASSVLLRALTKALRWDAAIFWLVAENGSARPADYWHTDALSDDFQQMADPGLVTVPGRGLPGRVIKTRKPAWIEMIADDPGYFRRRTAERLGISTTFAFPILRDERVEGVVELMSREPVAVDAGLLTIVAEVGRRVGEFLHRRAADRDVARSDARKTAILMSAFDAIIGINHHGTVTDWNPAAERILGYAHQDAVGRALADLIVPEDLREAHRQGLQRFMETRRPRILGQPLELRAVHADGREFPVELAITQLEGIEPPEFVGYLRDISERKAVEDALARSRDELFRVATTLQDSMLPATLPQIPGHDVGVAFRPAGDGAEIGGDFYDVFQLDDTRWAALIGDVRGKGVSAARLTALVRYTARAAAVESHDPVQVLRLVNQAILVHEDEEPTFCTAAYVEVDLSRPGTLRLVRAGHPSPLRLTADGSVSPVGARGSLLGVLEEPSLTTSEVDLAVGEVLVLYTDGLIEARTEHGLLGEEGLASMVSEVGGTSASVVADHLKRRTVELQGGRTSDDLAVLAIKRLDPGA encoded by the coding sequence ATGAAGCCGGACGAGCAGTCCACCCTCGGCCTCGGCGACCTCGCGTTCCTCGACGCCGTCACCGACGTGGTGATCGCCGTGGACCCTGCCGGGGACGTGGTGTACGCCAACGCCGCGCTCAAGGGCATGCTCGGCTGGTCCCCCGCCGACCTGGTCGGCCAACCGCTGGCCGTCCTGGTCCCCGACCACCTTCGCGAGCGCCATTTCGCGGCCTTCGCCGAGCACATGGCGAAGGGGACGGCCCGCATCACCGGTGGCCCGCCGGTGGTCCTGCCGGCACGGCACCACGATGGCCACGAGGTCGAGGTCGAGCTGACCCTGACCGACCATCGCATGCCCGACGACACGCTGGTGTCGGTGGGGGTCCTGCGTGACCTGTCCACCGATCGCCAGCTGGAGTGGACGGCCACGATCGCGCAGTACCACGCGGTCACCGCCGAGGTGGCGACCGAGATCGCGCTGGTCAACGACGTCCACACGCTCAGCGACGCCTCCTCGGTGCTGCTGCGGGCGCTGACCAAGGCCCTGCGTTGGGACGCCGCCATCTTCTGGCTGGTGGCCGAGAACGGCAGCGCGCGACCGGCGGACTACTGGCACACCGACGCCCTCAGCGACGACTTCCAGCAGATGGCCGACCCCGGCCTCGTGACCGTTCCCGGCCGCGGGCTGCCCGGCCGGGTCATCAAGACGCGCAAGCCGGCGTGGATCGAGATGATCGCCGACGACCCGGGCTACTTCCGGCGCAGGACCGCCGAGCGGTTGGGCATCAGCACGACCTTCGCGTTCCCGATCCTCCGTGACGAGCGAGTGGAGGGCGTCGTCGAGCTGATGTCACGCGAACCGGTCGCCGTGGACGCCGGGCTGCTGACGATCGTCGCCGAGGTCGGCCGTCGCGTCGGGGAGTTCCTGCACCGACGGGCAGCCGACCGGGACGTGGCCAGGTCCGACGCCCGCAAGACGGCCATCCTGATGTCGGCGTTCGACGCGATCATCGGCATCAACCACCACGGCACCGTGACGGACTGGAACCCGGCCGCCGAGCGCATCCTCGGCTACGCCCATCAGGACGCCGTCGGGCGGGCGCTCGCCGACCTGATCGTCCCAGAGGACCTGCGTGAGGCCCACCGACAGGGCCTCCAGCGGTTCATGGAGACGCGGCGACCGCGGATCCTCGGCCAACCGCTGGAGCTGCGGGCCGTCCACGCCGACGGACGCGAGTTCCCCGTCGAGCTCGCCATCACCCAGCTCGAGGGCATCGAGCCGCCCGAGTTCGTCGGGTACCTCCGCGACATCAGCGAACGCAAGGCCGTCGAGGATGCGCTGGCCCGCAGCCGCGACGAGCTGTTCCGGGTCGCGACGACCCTGCAGGACTCGATGTTGCCTGCGACGCTGCCGCAGATCCCGGGGCACGACGTCGGGGTGGCGTTCCGTCCCGCCGGCGACGGTGCCGAGATCGGGGGCGACTTCTACGACGTCTTCCAGCTCGATGACACCCGCTGGGCAGCCCTGATCGGTGACGTCCGCGGAAAGGGGGTGTCGGCCGCGCGGCTGACCGCCCTGGTGCGGTACACCGCACGTGCAGCTGCCGTGGAGTCCCACGACCCCGTCCAGGTGCTGCGGCTGGTGAACCAGGCGATCCTGGTCCACGAGGACGAGGAACCCACGTTCTGCACCGCAGCCTACGTCGAGGTCGACCTGTCCCGACCGGGCACGCTCCGCCTGGTCCGCGCCGGCCATCCCTCGCCGCTGCGGCTGACCGCGGACGGCAGCGTGTCGCCGGTCGGCGCCCGCGGATCGTTGCTCGGTGTCCTCGAGGAGCCGTCGTTGACCACGAGCGAGGTGGACCTGGCCGTCGGCGAGGTCCTCGTGCTGTACACCGACGGGCTGATCGAGGCCCGGACCGAACACGGCCTGCTCGGCGAGGAGGGGCTGGCCAGCATGGTCAGCGAGGTGGGGGGCACGTCCGCGTCGGTCGTCGCCGACCACCTGAAGCGCCGGACGGTGGAGCTGCAGGGGGGCCGCACCAGCGACGACCTGGCCGTGCTCGCGATCAAGCGCCTCGACCCCGGCGCCTGA
- a CDS encoding alpha/beta-hydrolase family protein gives MRAGRLVDGVVRLARSRPVRSGVEWLRPDPASPSAPMATVAWLDSFSPSLMPRTSALQGVVGGLAVLSARAIADRSEAALEPLLGPHLATRRRLLVRGGLAVLGLGLSNLPERGHERLWWSSLRGGGAMLRSIATGGAIHDIGHAAWARQPERSGVRAVVATASVVAGVGLWADRRLHQRIAAIEPWPIEQRTAVPQSAAISAAVVLGGRLLGEAVHATGRSLGSWLGPGRAKAALAFVANGMLWTRAVNALYHAAVERVGQGNAAIEAGYDRAPSRPTVSGGPGSQSHFAELGRQGRRFVTDVLDRDLIQRVMGEPAAADPVRVYVGHDAEPLYPTARAELALEELERTGAYDRRFLLLTSPTGTGWVDQTLVESAELFARGDIATCAIQYGRYPSYLALQNIPLGRSQFRILLLGVRERLRAVPPERRPTVLVFGESLGAWTASDVIMHLGIGGFDHYGIDRALWVGLPWMARWSRSGMIRGSSDLVPPGTVGVFDRWAQLEARSPAERERLRAVILSHDNDPIAVLGPDLAVQQPRWLQGDHRGRGVPDGMRWSPVVTFLQTAVDAVNSMVQVPGAFTSYGHDYRADMARFVHAAYRMPDVDEATMRRVEEALVDLDLARAKRLGTLHA, from the coding sequence ATGCGCGCAGGACGGCTCGTCGACGGGGTGGTCCGGCTCGCCCGATCGCGGCCGGTCCGGTCCGGCGTGGAGTGGTTGCGTCCGGATCCGGCGTCGCCGTCGGCCCCGATGGCCACCGTGGCGTGGCTGGACTCCTTCTCGCCATCGCTCATGCCGCGGACCTCGGCGCTCCAGGGCGTCGTGGGCGGCCTCGCCGTGCTGTCCGCCCGCGCCATCGCCGACCGGAGCGAGGCAGCGCTCGAACCACTCCTCGGCCCACATCTCGCCACCCGCCGCCGGCTGCTCGTCCGTGGCGGCCTGGCGGTGCTCGGGCTGGGCCTGTCCAACCTGCCCGAGCGCGGTCACGAGCGGTTGTGGTGGTCCAGCCTCCGCGGGGGCGGTGCCATGCTGCGGTCCATCGCCACCGGAGGCGCGATCCACGACATCGGACATGCGGCCTGGGCACGCCAGCCCGAACGATCGGGGGTGCGCGCCGTCGTGGCCACGGCTTCGGTCGTGGCCGGGGTGGGCCTGTGGGCCGACCGCCGGCTGCACCAGCGGATCGCCGCGATCGAGCCGTGGCCGATCGAGCAGCGGACCGCGGTCCCGCAGAGCGCGGCGATCAGCGCCGCCGTCGTGCTCGGCGGACGTCTGCTCGGCGAGGCCGTGCACGCGACCGGACGGTCACTGGGTTCATGGCTGGGCCCCGGCCGCGCCAAGGCCGCCCTGGCGTTCGTGGCCAACGGCATGCTCTGGACACGCGCCGTCAACGCCCTGTACCACGCGGCCGTGGAACGTGTCGGGCAGGGCAACGCCGCCATCGAGGCCGGCTACGACCGGGCACCGTCCCGGCCGACCGTCTCCGGCGGGCCGGGCAGCCAGTCGCACTTCGCCGAGCTCGGACGGCAGGGACGCCGGTTCGTCACCGATGTCCTGGACCGTGACCTGATCCAACGGGTCATGGGCGAACCAGCGGCCGCGGATCCGGTTCGGGTCTACGTCGGGCACGACGCCGAGCCGCTGTATCCGACCGCCCGCGCGGAGCTGGCGCTGGAGGAGCTCGAGCGCACCGGCGCCTACGACCGGCGCTTCCTGCTGCTCACCTCGCCCACCGGGACCGGATGGGTTGACCAGACGCTGGTGGAGTCCGCCGAGCTGTTCGCGCGTGGCGACATCGCCACGTGTGCGATCCAGTACGGCCGCTATCCCTCCTACCTGGCGCTGCAGAACATCCCGCTGGGCCGCAGCCAGTTCCGCATCCTCCTGCTCGGTGTCCGGGAGCGCCTGCGGGCCGTCCCACCGGAGCGGCGTCCCACGGTCCTCGTGTTCGGCGAGAGCCTCGGGGCGTGGACCGCGTCGGACGTGATCATGCACCTCGGCATCGGCGGGTTCGACCACTACGGCATCGACCGGGCCCTCTGGGTGGGCCTGCCGTGGATGGCCAGGTGGTCGCGCAGCGGCATGATCCGCGGCAGCTCCGACCTGGTCCCGCCCGGCACCGTCGGGGTGTTCGACCGGTGGGCACAGCTCGAGGCTCGCTCCCCGGCCGAGCGCGAGCGCCTGCGTGCGGTGATCCTGTCCCACGACAACGACCCGATCGCCGTGCTCGGCCCCGACCTGGCCGTCCAGCAGCCCCGCTGGCTGCAGGGCGACCACCGGGGGCGAGGGGTTCCCGACGGCATGCGCTGGTCACCGGTCGTGACGTTCCTCCAGACGGCCGTGGACGCGGTGAACTCCATGGTCCAGGTGCCGGGGGCCTTCACGTCCTACGGGCACGACTACCGAGCCGACATGGCCCGCTTCGTGCACGCGGCCTACCGGATGCCCGACGTCGACGAGGCGACGATGCGCCGGGTCGAGGAAGCCCTGGTCGACCTGGACCTCGCCCGAGCCAAGCGCCTGGGCACGCTGCACGCCTGA